The following coding sequences lie in one Actinomyces capricornis genomic window:
- the nth gene encoding endonuclease III, whose protein sequence is MSGAQRAAAVDDELALLYPDAHCALVHADPFQLLIATVLSAQTTDARVNTVTPELFTRYPDAAALAGARREDLEEILRPLGFQRAKAGHLLGIGAELTERFGGEVPRTREELVALPGVGRKTANVVLGNAFGVPAITVDTHVGRLSRRLGWTTSKDPVRVERDIASLWDPERWTDGCHRLIDHGRAVCTARAPRCQECALLAAGLCPQAGL, encoded by the coding sequence ATGAGCGGAGCGCAGCGCGCGGCGGCCGTGGACGACGAGCTCGCCCTGCTCTACCCCGACGCCCACTGCGCCCTCGTCCATGCGGACCCTTTCCAGCTGCTCATCGCCACCGTGCTCTCCGCCCAGACCACCGACGCCAGGGTCAACACCGTCACCCCCGAGCTGTTCACCCGCTATCCCGACGCCGCCGCACTGGCGGGGGCCAGGCGCGAGGACCTGGAGGAGATCCTGCGACCCCTGGGCTTCCAGCGCGCCAAGGCTGGGCACCTGCTGGGGATCGGCGCGGAGCTGACCGAGCGCTTCGGGGGCGAGGTGCCCCGCACGCGCGAGGAGCTCGTCGCCCTGCCCGGGGTGGGGCGCAAGACCGCCAATGTGGTGCTGGGCAATGCGTTCGGCGTGCCGGCCATCACCGTGGACACCCATGTGGGGCGGCTCTCGCGGCGCCTGGGGTGGACCACCTCGAAGGACCCGGTGCGCGTGGAGAGGGACATCGCCTCCCTGTGGGACCCCGAGCGGTGGACCGACGGCTGCCACCGGCTCATCGACCACGGCCGGGCCGTGTGCACCGCCCGGGCCCCGCGCTGCCAGGAGTGCGCCCTGCTCGCCGCCGGGCTCTGCCCGCAGGCGGGTCTCTGA